CGTATCTCGTCGAGCGTGCGGTGTTCGAGCTCGACCTCGGTCATGACGTCGCTGATGCTGCAGCGTCGCCGTTCACAGAGCTGGAGCAGCTCCTTGGCCGACGCGAATCCGTTCGCGGAGGCGACCGGCGCGACGGTCTCGACGCTTTGTGCCTCGGTCACCACGAATCCGCCACCGACCGAAAAGTAGGTCTCGGTGTGGAGTTCGGTCGAATCTGCCGCGCGAGCAGTCAGTTTCATTCCGTTGGGGTGGAACGGCAAGACCGTCAGCGGGCGCAGCACGATGTCGTCCACCGCGAGGTCGATCTCGCGGGTACCGCCGAAAAGGATGCGCCCCGTGGCTGCCATCGATGCTTGCCGCTGTTCCATCATCTCGGTGGAAATGGTCTCGGGCAGCAGCCCTTCCAACCCGAGCAGCACCGCGGTCATGGTGCCGTGTCCCGCTCCAGTCGCGGCCAGCGAGCCGTACAGGTCCACGGCCACCTCACGAACGTCTTCGAAGGCAGACATGGTGCGCAGGTCGTCGACGAAGCGAGCAGCCGCACGCATCGGACCGACCGTGTGCGAACTCGAGGGTCCGACCCCGACGGAAAAGAGATCGAACACGCTGATCGTCATGAGCCCACCCGAGCTGCGTCGGTCGGCTCGCGCGTGGTGAGATCGTCGAACGACGAGGCAGCGGGAGTCAGGACGGCGAACAGCCAGCCTGCACCGAGCGGGTCTGCGGCCACGATCGAAGGATCCTCGAGCACAACGGGATTCACGATCGTGACCATGCCGCTCGCCGGGGCGAACACCGTGACCGACCCAGTGGACGTGCGGATGGTGCCGCAGGCCTCACCCGCGGTGAGTACGGTACGTACCGTCGGCAGGTCGACGTCGAGAATGTCGGCCGCGCCGCCCAATGCCGTCGGTGTCACGCCCACTCGGCTCGGAGTCTGAGCAGGTGAGCCGAACGGGTCGACGGCCATCCAGCCGTGCTCGGTGCTGAAGAGTCGGCGGGCAGAGGAGAGGGCTGCGGTCATGAGGTGGCCTCGGCATTCTTCGTGGATTGACCTGGAATCGAGTCGAGTGAACTCACTGCTCGCATCACGGCCAGTGCGTCGATGGTGGCGGCGACGTCGTGAACCCGGAGGAGTGACGCCCCGTTCTGGGCCGCGATGATCGCGGCAGCGAGTGATCCGGCGAGTCGGCCGTCGACCTCTCTGCCGGTGATGGCACCGATCATTCCCTTGCGCGACACACCCGCCATGATCGGCCTACCGGACGCGGTGAGAGCCCGAAGGCCCTGGAGCAGCTGCAGATTGTGCTCGAGGGTCTTGCCGAATCCGAAGCCTGGGTCGACCAGAATGCGGTACGGCGGTATCCCAGCCCGGATGCATTCGGCAGCCCGGTCTTCGAGAAACTCGCACACCTCCGCGGTGACGTCGCCGTAGCGAGGGTAATGCTGCATCGTCGACGGCTCGCCCTGCATATGCGTCAGGCACACGGCGGCGCCCAGCTCGGCTGCTGCGTCGAGTGCACCGGGAAGGCGAAGGGCACGAACGTCGTTGATGACGCTCGCCCCGGCGCGCACCGCCTCCCGCATCACCTCTGGGCGTGAGGTATCGACCGACAGCGGTGTCGAGGTGTGCCTGGACAGGGCGTCGATCACCGGTACGACTCGCTCGATCTCCTCGTCGACGGTGGGTGGGGTTGCCCCCGGCCGGGTCGACTCACCGCCGATGTCGAGCAACTCGGCTCCGTCGTCGACCATCGACAGTGCATGTGCCACAGCACGATCCGAGTCCAGGAAGCGGCCGCCATCGGAGAACGAATCCGGGGTCACGTTGACGATCCCGCACACGACGGGATGGGAGGTGGTCAGCCGGGTCAGCAGTCGATCGCGGGCATCGGCTGCCCGTGTTGCTGTGGAGACGGTCGTGAGCACTGCGATCACCTTTTCTTTCGCGCGGGTCCTGCGGTCCGAATCAGCCGACGACGGTGTATTCCTCGGCCGCGTCGGTCAACCAGGCTGCGAGATAGCGTGCGAACGACGAGCGCACGAGGATGCGATAGTCCGTCCCCGTGTCGTCACACGCGATGAGGATCATGCCTGCCATCGCCAGCATCGTCTGGACAGTCGAACCTGCCGTGAAGACGGTGGGATGCAGGTCGATCGAGCAGCCCTTCGCAAGAACCTCACGCGCCCGAGAACCGCTCAGCCGCAGACTGGTTCGCTGAGCGGACACGTCGGTTGCCGCGCCTCGGTGCGAGCGTACGGCCGAGCCGAGGCGCTGTTCGAGCTCGACCGGATCAATGCCCGCTCCGATCACCAGCCACTCCTCGGGCCCGAGCCAGATGGCGGTGGTGTTCGTCCCCTCGGCGACGCGGCCGGGGCCCGGGAGTTCGGTGCCGAGCTCGGCCGAGGCAGCGGCCCCGCCCGGTCCGCTCGGGTCGACCCACAGGTCGATCGCGGCGAGGAACGGCTCCTCCACGATGCGGACAGCAGGCGAGTCCGGCAGGACTGTTTGTGAGAGTGGGCTTCTGGTGGCGAGTCGGTCAGCCATCACGGCGGTTACCTTCCGGATCGACGAGTACGGAGCCGGTGACTTCCACGGCGATCAGGGTGTCGCCCACCGGGACGTGCAGGATGTCGCCGAGTCGGTCACGTCCGGCCTCGAGC
The nucleotide sequence above comes from Rhodococcoides fascians A25f. Encoded proteins:
- the folP gene encoding dihydropteroate synthase gives rise to the protein MLTTVSTATRAADARDRLLTRLTTSHPVVCGIVNVTPDSFSDGGRFLDSDRAVAHALSMVDDGAELLDIGGESTRPGATPPTVDEEIERVVPVIDALSRHTSTPLSVDTSRPEVMREAVRAGASVINDVRALRLPGALDAAAELGAAVCLTHMQGEPSTMQHYPRYGDVTAEVCEFLEDRAAECIRAGIPPYRILVDPGFGFGKTLEHNLQLLQGLRALTASGRPIMAGVSRKGMIGAITGREVDGRLAGSLAAAIIAAQNGASLLRVHDVAATIDALAVMRAVSSLDSIPGQSTKNAEATS
- a CDS encoding glycine cleavage system protein H, translating into MTAALSSARRLFSTEHGWMAVDPFGSPAQTPSRVGVTPTALGGAADILDVDLPTVRTVLTAGEACGTIRTSTGSVTVFAPASGMVTIVNPVVLEDPSIVAADPLGAGWLFAVLTPAASSFDDLTTREPTDAARVGS
- a CDS encoding sarcosine oxidase subunit gamma, encoding MADRLATRSPLSQTVLPDSPAVRIVEEPFLAAIDLWVDPSGPGGAAASAELGTELPGPGRVAEGTNTTAIWLGPEEWLVIGAGIDPVELEQRLGSAVRSHRGAATDVSAQRTSLRLSGSRAREVLAKGCSIDLHPTVFTAGSTVQTMLAMAGMILIACDDTGTDYRILVRSSFARYLAAWLTDAAEEYTVVG